In a single window of the Nocardiopsis composta genome:
- a CDS encoding PucR family transcriptional regulator yields MDAERRRTVADLLQARRGELAATAVQAVRAEVPAYRRLDGEQMRDVAAISAWTLARVTDAWARDGRLSEQDLARFRAIGAARAEDGRPVAAVLRAYRVGAGAAVDAVAQVCGDRLTAGDMAALARTVLRAIDDLSEAILAGHASARDRLAADRGRALRDLVDDLVDGRHSSPGALADRGRELGVALPADPLLLVAEAAGPGAPLGRTALAELAADLSGPGADPLATLRGRRAVLLLPAPDRSRAEGAARARGLRGCAVRLDAPAGAADGYRLASHALDAAPGHAFADRALLADADAHLLALLRARPGADPAAVARTALGPLAEPDNRHLLDGLAAFLSTGSATAAAGLLHLHPQTLRYRLRRACELTGRDPRTPWDRLVLDVARHLAPHRAGG; encoded by the coding sequence GTGGATGCCGAGCGGCGGCGGACCGTCGCCGACCTGCTGCAGGCCCGGCGGGGCGAACTGGCCGCCACCGCCGTGCAGGCGGTGCGCGCGGAGGTCCCGGCCTACCGGCGGCTGGACGGCGAGCAGATGCGCGACGTCGCCGCGATCTCGGCCTGGACGCTTGCCCGGGTGACCGACGCGTGGGCCCGCGACGGACGGCTCTCCGAGCAGGATCTGGCCCGGTTCCGCGCGATCGGCGCGGCGCGCGCCGAGGACGGCCGCCCGGTCGCGGCGGTGCTGCGCGCCTACCGGGTGGGGGCCGGTGCCGCCGTCGACGCCGTCGCGCAGGTCTGCGGTGACCGGCTGACCGCGGGCGACATGGCCGCCCTGGCCCGGACGGTGCTGCGCGCCATCGACGACCTGTCCGAGGCGATCCTCGCCGGCCACGCCTCGGCCCGGGACCGGCTCGCCGCCGACCGCGGCCGGGCCTTGCGCGACCTGGTGGACGACCTGGTCGACGGCCGGCACAGCTCCCCCGGTGCGCTCGCCGACCGCGGCCGGGAGCTGGGCGTCGCCCTGCCCGCCGACCCGCTGCTGCTGGTCGCCGAGGCCGCCGGCCCCGGCGCGCCGCTCGGCCGCACCGCCCTGGCGGAGCTCGCCGCCGACCTGTCCGGCCCCGGCGCCGATCCGCTGGCGACGCTGCGCGGGCGCCGCGCGGTGCTGCTGCTCCCCGCTCCGGACCGGTCCCGGGCGGAGGGGGCGGCGCGGGCCCGCGGGCTGCGCGGCTGCGCGGTGCGGCTGGACGCCCCGGCCGGTGCCGCCGACGGCTACCGGCTCGCCTCGCACGCGCTGGACGCGGCTCCCGGGCACGCCTTCGCCGACCGGGCGCTGCTCGCCGACGCCGACGCGCATCTGCTGGCGCTGCTCCGGGCGCGCCCCGGGGCCGACCCGGCGGCCGTCGCCCGGACCGCGCTGGGCCCGCTCGCCGAACCGGACAACCGGCACCTGCTGGACGGGCTGGCCGCGTTCCTGTCCACCGGTTCGGCCACGGCCGCCGCCGGACTGCTCCACCTGCACCCGCAGACGCTGCGCTACCGGCTGCGCCGCGCCTGCGAACTCACCGGCCGCGACCCGCGCACCCCCTGGGACCGGCTGGTGCTGGACGTCGCCCGGCACCTGGCCCCGCACCGCGCGGGCGGCTGA
- a CDS encoding AI-2E family transporter — MGERQASGGGEPGAERPDEDAEERPGRATGPAAAAPAGDAGGRAEAEPAGEPRTAEEGAEPPGAEKGRGLPTNFFVMGFTGALGVLTAWMLVEALVEVRGVFINILVALFLAVGLNPIIEFLRRRGLPRWAAIVAVCAALVLGVTGFVWTLVPPLTVQVTEFANAVPDYVRQLQENRLMADLDRRFGLIDQLQSVLTSADFGQRVFGGVFGIGQAVLDSLVATFTVLVLTLFFMASLPGITETGYRLVPRSRRAGVRELGDEIIRRVGDFIGGQLLIAAIGGVVAFLYLTAIGFGYALTLALVVGVTALIPLVGTTIGALAAAAAVSFGDPVMGAVTLVFFLVYQQIESYVISPRIMQRSVDVAPTVTITSALIGGALLGLVGALLAVPAAAAVTLILQRVVFPRLDRA, encoded by the coding sequence ATGGGCGAACGGCAGGCGTCCGGCGGCGGGGAGCCCGGAGCGGAGCGCCCGGACGAGGACGCGGAGGAGCGGCCGGGCCGGGCCACCGGGCCGGCCGCCGCGGCGCCCGCCGGAGACGCCGGCGGGCGGGCGGAGGCGGAGCCGGCCGGGGAGCCCCGGACGGCCGAGGAGGGCGCAGAGCCGCCCGGTGCCGAGAAGGGGCGGGGGCTGCCGACCAACTTCTTCGTCATGGGCTTCACCGGCGCGCTCGGAGTGCTCACCGCGTGGATGCTGGTCGAGGCGCTGGTCGAGGTGCGCGGCGTCTTCATCAACATCCTGGTCGCGCTCTTCCTCGCGGTCGGGCTCAACCCCATCATCGAGTTCCTGCGCCGGCGGGGGCTGCCCCGCTGGGCGGCGATCGTCGCGGTGTGCGCCGCCCTGGTCCTGGGCGTCACAGGGTTCGTCTGGACCCTGGTCCCGCCGCTGACCGTGCAGGTCACCGAGTTCGCCAACGCGGTCCCGGACTACGTGCGCCAGCTCCAGGAGAACCGGCTGATGGCCGACCTGGACCGCCGGTTCGGCCTGATCGACCAGCTCCAGTCGGTGCTGACCAGCGCCGACTTCGGCCAGCGGGTGTTCGGCGGGGTGTTCGGCATCGGCCAGGCCGTGCTCGACTCGCTGGTCGCCACGTTCACCGTGCTGGTGCTCACCCTGTTCTTCATGGCCTCGCTGCCCGGCATCACCGAGACCGGCTACCGGCTGGTCCCGCGCTCCCGCCGCGCGGGCGTGCGCGAGCTGGGCGACGAGATCATCCGCCGGGTCGGCGACTTCATCGGCGGGCAGCTGCTCATCGCCGCGATCGGCGGCGTGGTCGCCTTCCTCTACCTGACCGCCATCGGGTTCGGCTACGCGCTGACCCTGGCCCTGGTCGTCGGAGTGACCGCGCTCATCCCGCTGGTCGGAACCACCATCGGCGCACTGGCGGCGGCCGCGGCGGTCAGCTTCGGCGACCCGGTCATGGGCGCGGTGACCCTGGTGTTCTTCCTCGTCTACCAGCAGATCGAGAGCTACGTGATCTCCCCGCGGATCATGCAGCGCTCGGTGGACGTCGCGCCGACCGTCACCATCACCTCCGCGCTCATCGGCGGCGCGCTGCTCGGCCTGGTCGGCGCGCTCCTCGCGGTGCCCGCGGCCGCCGCGGTCACGCTCATCCTGCAGCGCGTCGTCTTCCCCCGGCTCGACCGGGCCTGA
- a CDS encoding alpha-amylase, which yields MFLRRTAAIALAALLATVPLAAAPASAAPGAGDTPAAAPAGAEGPIVHLFQWRWESVARECEDFLGPAGYAAVQVSPPQEHVVLSGEGYPWWQDYQPVSYRLDQTRRGTAGDFADMVDRCRGAGVKVYVDAVINHMTGTGSVGSGPGSAGTEYEKYAYPDLFGDGAHGYSRQDFNVGECDRDIEDWSDPWEVRTCELVGLSDLATGDDYVRDRLADYLNSLVGMGVAGFRIDAAKHMPPEDVEAVVDRLEGTVPGWDRPPYVYQEVIADGAIGGGEYTHIGDVKEFGYQGRISELFAAGDLQAAKGLGEGLLPSEDAVSFVVNHDTQRTHPVLTHRTDRDRYDLAQAFMLAQGYGTPKVMSSYDWSGGTDEGPPSSADGTTEPADCDGGRWVCEHRALNGMPGFTGEVEGAGVTWLDDGSAAGRAALERDGSGAAAFNASAEPWTTVLSTSLPDGDYCDVASGLVEDGTCTSQTLRVSSGELTVTVPPEGAVAVHTGAVL from the coding sequence ATGTTCCTCCGAAGAACCGCCGCGATCGCACTCGCGGCCCTGCTCGCAACCGTCCCCCTCGCCGCCGCGCCCGCCTCCGCCGCACCGGGGGCGGGCGATACGCCCGCCGCCGCGCCCGCCGGCGCCGAAGGGCCCATCGTCCACCTGTTCCAGTGGCGCTGGGAGTCCGTCGCCCGGGAGTGCGAGGACTTCCTCGGCCCCGCCGGGTACGCGGCCGTCCAGGTGTCGCCGCCGCAGGAGCACGTCGTCCTGTCCGGTGAGGGATACCCCTGGTGGCAGGATTACCAGCCGGTCAGCTACCGGCTGGACCAGACCCGGCGCGGCACCGCAGGCGACTTCGCCGACATGGTGGACCGCTGCCGCGGCGCCGGGGTGAAGGTCTACGTGGACGCCGTCATCAACCACATGACCGGCACCGGATCGGTCGGCTCCGGCCCCGGCAGCGCCGGCACCGAGTACGAGAAGTACGCCTACCCCGACCTGTTCGGCGACGGCGCGCACGGCTACTCCCGGCAGGACTTCAACGTCGGCGAGTGCGACCGCGACATCGAGGACTGGTCCGACCCCTGGGAGGTGCGCACCTGCGAGCTGGTCGGGCTCAGCGACCTGGCCACCGGCGACGACTACGTGCGCGACCGCCTCGCCGACTACCTGAACTCGCTGGTCGGGATGGGCGTCGCCGGGTTCCGGATCGACGCGGCCAAGCACATGCCGCCCGAGGACGTCGAGGCCGTGGTGGACCGCCTGGAGGGCACCGTGCCCGGCTGGGACCGGCCGCCCTACGTCTACCAGGAGGTCATCGCCGACGGCGCCATCGGCGGCGGCGAGTACACCCACATCGGCGACGTCAAGGAGTTCGGCTACCAGGGGCGGATCAGCGAGCTCTTCGCCGCCGGCGACCTGCAGGCCGCCAAGGGGCTGGGCGAGGGGCTGCTGCCCTCGGAGGACGCGGTCTCCTTCGTGGTCAACCACGACACCCAGCGGACCCACCCGGTGCTCACCCACCGCACCGACCGGGACCGCTACGACCTGGCCCAGGCGTTCATGCTGGCCCAGGGGTACGGCACGCCCAAGGTGATGTCCAGCTACGACTGGAGCGGCGGCACCGACGAGGGGCCGCCGTCGTCCGCCGACGGCACGACCGAGCCGGCCGACTGCGACGGCGGCCGCTGGGTCTGCGAGCACCGGGCCCTCAACGGCATGCCCGGCTTCACCGGCGAGGTGGAAGGGGCCGGGGTGACCTGGCTCGACGACGGCTCGGCCGCCGGCCGGGCCGCCCTGGAGCGGGACGGGTCCGGCGCGGCGGCGTTCAACGCCTCCGCCGAACCGTGGACCACCGTGCTGTCCACCTCGCTGCCCGACGGAGACTACTGCGACGTCGCCTCCGGCCTGGTCGAGGACGGCACCTGCACCTCGCAGACGCTCCGGGTGTCCTCCGGGGAGCTGACCGTCACCGTCCCGCCGGAGGGCGCGGTCGCCGTGCACACCGGGGCCGTGCTCTAA
- a CDS encoding metallophosphoesterase family protein has product MTTFVHTADLHLDSPLRGLSPKRPEAERLARDATTDALGRLVAAVLAESADALVIAGDLWDGGHHREETVRRFREHMGTLHEAGVPVFIADGAHDTAYPGRHAWPMPPNVHRFGHERPETRVLDGLGLALHGHGPHAAGSPVPAFPIPVPGAVNVGVWHCGRAGGAGPAAERALAGLGYQYWALGHLHRRTVASAAPWIVHPGTLQGRGADEAGPKGATLVSTAGGAVTGVRHLDLAPVRWEVIDVDCAAGLSEGLERARAALRRTAARLAPGARLAAVVRPVHGAVADDALRALADRLDGDDVPGVVSVTAAPAPAGGLPAPRSALERYSLPGGAAAPA; this is encoded by the coding sequence GTGACGACTTTCGTGCACACCGCGGACCTGCACCTGGACAGCCCGCTGCGCGGGCTGTCCCCGAAGCGCCCGGAGGCCGAGCGGCTGGCCCGGGACGCCACCACCGACGCGCTCGGCCGGCTCGTGGCGGCCGTGCTGGCCGAGTCGGCGGACGCCCTGGTCATCGCCGGCGACCTGTGGGACGGCGGGCACCACCGGGAGGAGACGGTACGCCGCTTCCGGGAGCACATGGGGACCCTGCACGAGGCGGGCGTCCCGGTGTTCATCGCCGACGGCGCCCACGACACCGCCTACCCCGGCCGGCACGCCTGGCCGATGCCGCCCAACGTGCACCGGTTCGGCCACGAGCGGCCGGAGACCCGAGTGCTGGACGGCCTCGGGCTGGCCCTGCACGGGCACGGGCCGCACGCCGCCGGCTCCCCCGTTCCCGCCTTCCCGATCCCGGTCCCGGGCGCCGTCAACGTCGGCGTCTGGCACTGCGGCCGGGCCGGCGGCGCGGGCCCGGCGGCCGAACGCGCCCTGGCCGGCCTGGGCTACCAGTACTGGGCCCTGGGGCACCTGCACCGGCGGACCGTCGCCTCCGCCGCCCCGTGGATCGTCCACCCCGGCACCCTGCAGGGCCGCGGCGCCGACGAGGCCGGCCCCAAGGGGGCGACGCTGGTCTCCACCGCCGGCGGCGCCGTCACCGGGGTCCGCCACCTCGACCTCGCCCCGGTGCGCTGGGAGGTCATCGACGTCGACTGCGCCGCCGGCCTCTCCGAGGGCCTGGAGCGCGCCCGCGCCGCGCTGCGCCGAACCGCCGCCCGGCTGGCCCCCGGGGCGCGGCTGGCCGCCGTGGTGCGCCCGGTGCACGGCGCCGTGGCCGACGACGCGCTGCGCGCCCTGGCCGACCGGCTCGACGGCGACGACGTGCCCGGGGTGGTGTCGGTGACCGCCGCCCCCGCACCGGCCGGCGGACTGCCCGCGCCCCGCTCCGCCCTGGAGCGCTACTCCCTCCCCGGCGGAGCGGCCGCCCCCGCCTAG
- a CDS encoding aldo/keto reductase: MTTLGGSDIELHPLVLGGNTFGWTSDEATSHRIIDAYLDGGGTLIDTADGYSAWAPGNSGGESERTIGSWLRASGRRDSVAIATKVSRHPEFPGLGGANVKAAAEASLRRLGTDRIDLYYAHFDDPDTPLEETVAAFAALVKEGKVRYVGVSNYSPERLREWLETAERLGADLPVALQPHYSLVHRETYEPELRDIVLRTGMGALPYYALGGGFLTGKYRTRADLEGRARGTTVERYFSDAGLALVDVLAEIADAHSAEIPTIALAWLLTRPGIAAALASASRPEQLPSLLAAADVTLADDETAALTRASDAVTAG, translated from the coding sequence ATGACCACGCTCGGCGGATCGGACATCGAACTGCACCCGCTCGTCCTGGGCGGCAACACCTTCGGCTGGACCAGCGACGAGGCGACCTCGCACCGGATCATCGACGCCTACCTGGACGGGGGCGGGACGCTCATCGACACCGCGGACGGCTACTCCGCCTGGGCGCCGGGGAACAGCGGGGGCGAGTCGGAGCGGACCATCGGCTCCTGGCTGAGGGCGAGCGGCCGCCGCGACTCCGTCGCCATCGCCACCAAGGTGAGCCGGCACCCCGAGTTCCCGGGGCTGGGCGGGGCGAACGTCAAGGCCGCGGCGGAGGCGTCGCTGCGCCGCCTGGGCACCGACCGGATCGACCTGTACTACGCGCACTTCGACGACCCGGACACCCCGCTGGAGGAGACCGTCGCCGCCTTCGCCGCCCTGGTCAAGGAGGGCAAGGTGCGCTACGTAGGGGTGTCCAACTACTCGCCGGAGCGGCTCCGGGAGTGGCTGGAGACCGCCGAGCGGCTCGGCGCCGACCTGCCCGTGGCGCTCCAGCCGCACTACAGCCTGGTGCACCGGGAGACCTACGAGCCGGAGCTGCGCGACATCGTGCTGCGCACCGGAATGGGCGCACTGCCCTACTACGCGCTCGGCGGCGGCTTCCTCACCGGCAAGTACCGCACCCGCGCCGACCTGGAGGGCCGGGCCCGCGGCACCACCGTGGAGCGGTACTTCAGCGACGCCGGCCTCGCCCTGGTCGACGTGCTGGCCGAGATCGCCGACGCGCACTCCGCGGAGATCCCCACCATCGCCCTGGCCTGGCTGCTGACCCGCCCCGGCATCGCCGCCGCCCTGGCCAGCGCCAGCCGCCCGGAGCAGCTCCCGTCCCTGCTCGCCGCCGCCGACGTCACCCTCGCCGACGACGAGACCGCGGCCCTCACCCGCGCCTCGGACGCCGTCACCGCCGGCTGA
- a CDS encoding HAMP domain-containing sensor histidine kinase translates to MSGWRLARPRSIRARMTVRALGVVAPVVLICITIVSIVLRHEIERGQVDRAAQAARQVALHLAEAGYAEDIPPADGVLRIQVVTEAGEVVAASDAMQGRPPLTDKRPAENDFRIDDRVCPDYLTERCLVVAGFETDSRPYGPVIVYAAVVSAEVTTGFLLETGLIAVALVVLVVVGWLTWWGTGRILRPVESIRSDLERMSATDLSRRLTLPGTGDELADLARTANATLDRLQTAMERQRSFVSDASHELRNPIAGMRARLEVELTDPELDDSVARQALESVLGDVERLQRIVSDMLELARLDADVARAEERVDLAELAAAEAGHRTTPVRIDTDLGAGAVVRGNRLRLARLLVNLIANAERHARSRILIAVRAEDGGAGPEAVLEVHDDGAGIPEEERERVFERFARLEESRRKDPGGSGLGLAISRGVAEAHGGTLTAHRSRLLGGAMFVLRLPSGPPRDGPEPAQGRTEGKERR, encoded by the coding sequence ATGAGCGGCTGGCGGCTGGCGCGGCCGCGCTCGATCAGGGCGCGGATGACCGTGCGCGCCCTGGGGGTGGTCGCCCCGGTCGTCCTGATCTGCATCACCATCGTCTCCATCGTGCTCCGGCACGAGATCGAGCGGGGCCAGGTGGACCGGGCGGCCCAGGCGGCCCGCCAGGTCGCCCTGCACCTGGCCGAGGCCGGCTACGCCGAGGACATCCCGCCGGCCGACGGGGTGCTCCGGATCCAGGTGGTGACCGAGGCGGGCGAGGTGGTGGCGGCCAGCGACGCGATGCAGGGCCGCCCGCCGCTCACCGACAAGCGACCCGCCGAGAACGACTTCCGCATCGACGACCGGGTCTGCCCGGACTACCTGACCGAGCGCTGCCTGGTGGTGGCCGGCTTCGAGACGGACAGCCGCCCCTACGGCCCGGTCATCGTCTACGCCGCGGTCGTCTCGGCCGAGGTGACCACCGGCTTCCTGCTGGAGACCGGCCTGATCGCCGTCGCCCTGGTGGTGCTGGTCGTGGTCGGCTGGCTCACCTGGTGGGGCACCGGCCGCATCCTGCGCCCGGTGGAGAGCATCCGCTCCGACCTGGAGCGGATGTCGGCGACCGACCTGAGCCGCCGGCTCACCCTGCCCGGCACCGGCGACGAGCTCGCCGACCTGGCGCGCACCGCCAACGCCACGCTGGACCGGCTGCAGACCGCGATGGAGCGGCAGCGCAGCTTCGTCTCCGACGCCTCGCACGAGCTGCGCAACCCGATCGCCGGCATGCGGGCCCGGCTGGAGGTGGAGCTGACCGACCCGGAACTGGACGACAGCGTCGCGCGGCAGGCCCTGGAGAGCGTGCTCGGCGACGTGGAGCGGCTGCAGCGGATCGTGAGCGACATGCTGGAGCTGGCCCGGCTGGACGCCGACGTCGCCCGCGCCGAGGAGCGGGTGGACCTGGCCGAGCTGGCCGCGGCCGAGGCCGGGCACCGCACCACGCCGGTGCGCATCGACACCGACCTGGGGGCGGGGGCGGTGGTGCGCGGCAACCGGCTGCGGCTGGCCCGGCTGCTGGTGAACCTGATCGCCAACGCCGAGCGGCACGCCCGGTCCCGGATCCTCATCGCGGTCCGCGCCGAGGACGGCGGGGCCGGCCCGGAGGCGGTGCTGGAGGTGCACGACGACGGCGCGGGCATCCCGGAGGAGGAGCGGGAGCGGGTCTTCGAGCGCTTCGCCCGGCTGGAGGAGTCGCGCCGCAAGGACCCCGGCGGCTCCGGGCTGGGCCTGGCGATCTCGCGCGGGGTGGCCGAGGCGCACGGCGGGACGCTGACCGCTCACCGGAGCCGTCTGCTGGGCGGGGCGATGTTCGTCCTCCGGCTGCCTTCCGGGCCCCCGCGGGACGGACCGGAGCCGGCGCAGGGGAGAACCGAGGGGAAGGAGAGGCGATGA
- a CDS encoding SSI family serine proteinase inhibitor: MLKRLIPAVAAALVAAGAAGLAGAAPAQADAAPQAADSRLMLTWSEGDGTASRSATLHCRPAGGTHPSAADACAALESAGGDFSSLRPSGGACTMEYRPVQVSARGHWGAEPVDYSETFSNPCTARNGTDGVFAF, from the coding sequence ATGCTGAAGAGGCTCATCCCGGCCGTCGCCGCCGCCCTGGTCGCAGCGGGGGCCGCCGGCCTCGCCGGCGCCGCGCCCGCGCAGGCCGACGCCGCGCCGCAGGCCGCCGACTCCCGGCTCATGCTGACCTGGAGCGAGGGGGACGGCACCGCGTCGCGCTCGGCCACCCTGCACTGCCGGCCGGCGGGCGGCACCCATCCGTCCGCCGCGGACGCCTGCGCCGCCCTGGAGTCGGCCGGCGGGGACTTCTCCTCGCTGCGCCCCTCCGGCGGCGCGTGCACCATGGAGTACCGGCCGGTGCAGGTCTCCGCCCGCGGGCACTGGGGCGCCGAGCCGGTCGACTACTCCGAGACCTTCAGCAACCCGTGCACCGCGCGGAACGGCACGGACGGGGTGTTCGCCTTCTAG
- a CDS encoding extracellular solute-binding protein — protein MRSPTTAPDGGPSGRSSSFPARSLPVRACALAGLAALLAACAPAQTGGSGAGADEMEGTLRVWLFSEVDQEPKEKVVDEAVAEFESAHDGVTVDVQYIPVDTRAERFQGAFNDPSSAPDVAEYGNTDLAGYVESGGFADISAELADWEDHADIAEDVAATAQVDGASYGVPWFLGARALYYRTDVFDELGLDAPETLEEVVEAGKKVREEDPDMLGVSVGGAYTYAFLPFVWAHGGDIAEEGDGGSYTAAIDSEEAKAGLELYGEILSEDNCPPQTCSEMTGNDSVQNFVAGRAAMTLGGNFNLKAVQDSEVAEDTAVVPLPGTEPGSVAPAFAGGNNLGVLAGTERRTLAVEFVKLLAGKEYQRAMYDAMGNLPTFTDVQDELAESDPDAGPFIETLNAGTRFVPVTGSWAAIDAEGVLPAMVQKVAAGDASVDEAAAEAATALDDAFGGE, from the coding sequence ATGCGATCGCCCACCACCGCCCCCGACGGAGGCCCTTCGGGCCGCTCCTCTTCTTTCCCGGCCCGCTCCCTCCCGGTCCGCGCCTGCGCCCTCGCCGGGCTCGCGGCGCTGCTGGCCGCCTGCGCCCCCGCCCAGACCGGCGGATCCGGCGCCGGCGCCGACGAGATGGAGGGCACCCTCCGGGTCTGGCTCTTCTCCGAGGTCGACCAGGAGCCCAAGGAGAAGGTGGTCGACGAGGCCGTCGCGGAGTTCGAGTCCGCGCACGACGGCGTCACCGTCGACGTGCAGTACATCCCGGTCGACACCCGGGCCGAGCGGTTCCAGGGCGCCTTCAACGACCCCTCCTCCGCCCCGGACGTCGCCGAGTACGGCAACACCGACCTGGCCGGCTACGTGGAGTCCGGCGGGTTCGCCGACATCTCCGCCGAGCTCGCCGACTGGGAGGACCACGCCGACATCGCCGAGGACGTCGCCGCCACCGCGCAGGTCGACGGGGCCTCCTACGGTGTGCCGTGGTTCCTGGGGGCGCGCGCCCTGTACTACCGGACCGACGTCTTCGACGAGCTCGGCCTGGACGCGCCGGAGACCCTGGAGGAGGTCGTCGAGGCCGGGAAGAAGGTCCGCGAGGAGGACCCGGACATGCTCGGCGTCTCCGTCGGCGGCGCCTACACCTACGCCTTCCTGCCGTTCGTCTGGGCGCACGGCGGCGACATCGCCGAGGAGGGCGACGGCGGCTCCTACACCGCCGCGATCGACTCCGAGGAGGCCAAGGCCGGGCTGGAGCTCTACGGCGAGATCCTCTCCGAGGACAACTGCCCGCCGCAGACCTGCTCGGAGATGACCGGCAACGACAGCGTGCAGAACTTCGTCGCGGGCCGCGCCGCGATGACCCTGGGCGGCAACTTCAACCTCAAGGCGGTGCAGGACAGCGAGGTGGCCGAGGACACCGCGGTGGTCCCGCTGCCCGGCACCGAGCCCGGCAGCGTCGCCCCCGCCTTCGCCGGCGGCAACAACCTCGGCGTGCTCGCCGGAACCGAGCGGCGCACCCTGGCGGTGGAGTTCGTGAAGCTGCTGGCCGGCAAGGAGTACCAGCGCGCCATGTACGACGCGATGGGCAACCTGCCGACCTTCACCGACGTCCAGGACGAGCTGGCCGAGTCCGACCCCGACGCCGGGCCGTTCATCGAGACGCTGAACGCCGGCACCCGGTTCGTCCCGGTGACCGGCTCCTGGGCCGCGATCGACGCCGAGGGCGTGCTGCCGGCCATGGTGCAGAAGGTCGCCGCCGGCGACGCCTCGGTGGACGAGGCCGCCGCGGAGGCCGCCACCGCGCTCGACGACGCCTTCGGCGGGGAGTGA
- a CDS encoding carbohydrate ABC transporter permease, with amino-acid sequence MGIPALPLRRPGGTASGRRRLEPWMYLVPALAVLGAMLVYPLYQLVLVSFFDYRQPQVTGAEPLRFTGLANYRALLSDPQFWEVLLNTVVFAGACVLGTILLGGALAVLATRLSPWVRTALFLAALGAWATPAVTGSAVWLFLFDPTLGPVNQVLAGLGLTEFAGHSWTYTKTSAFVLVASQVLWCSFPFVMITLYAGIRAIPEEVIEAARLDGASTARIARSVMLPMLRPAMTIVTIQSIIWDFKIFTQIYIMTNGGGIAGQNLVLNVYAYQKAFASGQYGLGSAIGVITTLLLLLITLAYLRALRRQGEVL; translated from the coding sequence ATGGGAATCCCCGCTCTGCCGCTCCGGCGCCCCGGGGGCACCGCCTCCGGGCGCCGGCGCCTCGAACCCTGGATGTACCTCGTGCCCGCCCTGGCGGTGCTGGGCGCGATGCTGGTCTACCCGCTCTACCAGCTGGTGCTGGTCTCCTTCTTCGACTACCGGCAGCCGCAGGTCACCGGCGCCGAGCCGCTGCGCTTCACCGGGCTGGCCAACTACCGGGCGCTCCTGTCCGACCCGCAGTTCTGGGAGGTGCTGCTCAACACGGTCGTGTTCGCCGGGGCCTGCGTGCTGGGCACGATCCTGCTCGGCGGCGCGCTGGCGGTGCTGGCGACCCGGCTCTCCCCGTGGGTGCGCACCGCGCTGTTCCTCGCCGCGCTGGGCGCCTGGGCCACCCCCGCGGTCACCGGCAGCGCGGTGTGGCTCTTCCTGTTCGACCCGACGCTGGGCCCGGTCAACCAGGTGCTGGCCGGGCTGGGGCTGACCGAGTTCGCCGGGCACTCCTGGACCTACACCAAGACCTCGGCGTTCGTGCTGGTCGCCTCGCAGGTGCTGTGGTGCTCGTTCCCGTTCGTGATGATCACCCTGTACGCCGGGATCCGCGCGATCCCCGAGGAGGTGATCGAGGCGGCCCGGCTGGACGGCGCGTCCACCGCGCGGATCGCCCGCTCGGTGATGCTGCCGATGCTGCGCCCGGCGATGACCATCGTGACGATCCAGTCCATCATCTGGGACTTCAAGATCTTCACCCAGATCTACATCATGACCAACGGCGGCGGGATCGCCGGGCAGAACCTGGTGCTCAACGTGTACGCCTACCAGAAGGCGTTCGCCTCCGGCCAGTACGGGCTGGGGTCGGCCATCGGCGTCATCACCACCCTGCTGCTGCTCCTGATCACGCTCGCCTACCTGCGCGCGCTGCGCCGCCAAGGGGAGGTGCTGTAG